The following are encoded together in the Zingiber officinale cultivar Zhangliang chromosome 8A, Zo_v1.1, whole genome shotgun sequence genome:
- the LOC122011258 gene encoding protein FAR1-RELATED SEQUENCE 8-like, protein MTFISEDEVRNFYKSYAQNVGFGISKLGGKKGDDGKQKYFCFGCGKSGKTVSQVKNALYPRPSIKTNCKAKINVVIRNDDNFVISSVSLEHNHVLSPGKSRHFRCNKLLDSTTKRKLELNDQAGITLSKSFHSLVVEAGGYENLTFDERKCRNYISKARRLRLGDGDAEALSNYFCRMQSRNSNFFYVLDLDEESRIRNIFWADARCRAAYHYFSDVVTFDTTYLTNSYDMPFAPFVGVNHHGQSILLGCGLLSSEDSETFIWLFNELDCQVKCLCHLFEFREILCRHVISVLIQMKVIEVPMNYIMDRWRKDIKRGYQSITNIYDEYVCDGEKHRCEGKIDCYSNRSFKSGPFERSIYIEFKNNTLSIKSKI, encoded by the exons ATGACTTTTATATCTGAAGATGAAGTTCGGAATTTTTATAAATCATATGCTCAGAATGTTGGTTTTGGTATTTCCAAATTAGGTGGTAAAAAGGGAGATGATGgaaagcaaaaatatttttgttttggaTGTGGCAAAAGTGGTAAAACAGTATCTCAAGTCAAAAATGCTTTGTACCCTAGACCTTCTATTAAGACAAATTGCAAAGCTAAGATTAATGTTGTTATTCGGAATGATGATAACTTTGTGATAAGTAGTGTATCTCTTGAACATAATCACGTCTTGAGCCCGGGAAAGTCACgacattttagatgtaataaaTTATTGGATTCAACTACAAAGAGGAAACTTGAATTAAATGATCAAGCAGGAATTACTTTAAGTAAAAGTTTTCATTCATTGGTAGTTGAGGCTGGAGGCTATGAGAATTTGACatttgatgagagaaagtgtagGAATTATATTTCAAAAGCTAGAAGGTTGAGGTTAGGGGATGGAGATGCTGAAGCCTTGAGTAATTATTTTTGTCGCATGCAAAGTCGAAACTCTAACTTCTTTTATGTGCTTGATTTAGATGAAGAGTCTCGAATAAGAAATATTTTTTGGGCAGATGCAAGATGTAGGGCTGCATATCATTACTTTTCTGATGTTGTGACTTTTGATACAACTTATTTGACTAATAGTTATGATAtgccatttgctccttttgttgGGGTGAATCATCATGGTCAATCCATTTTGCTTGGATGTGGATTATTATCAAGTGAAGATTCAGAAACATTCATATGGTTGTTCAA TGAGTTAGATTGTCAAGTTAAGTGTCTATGCCATCTTTTTGAGTTTCGAGAAATTTTATGTAGGCATGTGATCTCTGTGTTGATACAAATGAAGGTGATTGAGGttcctatgaattatattatggatcGATGGCGCAAAGATATTAAGCGTGGTTATCAAAGTATCACTAACATTTATGATGAATATGTTTGTGATGGAGAAAAACATCG ATGCGAAGGAAAAATTGATTGCTATTCAAATAGATCATTCAAGAGCGGACCATTTGAAAGAAGCATCTACATCGAGTTCAAAAACAATACACTCTCCATTAAAAGTAAGATCTAG
- the LOC122010246 gene encoding bifunctional isopimaradiene synthase, chloroplastic-like produces the protein MEGLCQLPSASRSLISSRRSSAAVRISNGGASFGQGSQTLAIQSQSKRRARNISLRATQSPQIELLKKGSDRLPAIPAEKDEAKNERWETLVKEIKQIFRLMDDGETNASAYDTAWVARIPSTEDSSKPHFPQTIDWILKNQLEDGSWGEPTYYLVFDRLVCTLACVLALKTWNIAEDQIEKGLNYLKNHVDEIETASESLITSGFEIAFPSMLNEAKNMGIDLPYDRPSIQKIIKFREKKMSRIPVKVMHSVHTTLLYTLEALQEVVQWDEILKLQSADGSFLSSASSTAAVYMNTGDKKCLEFLQSVLNRFGDNLPCQYPIDLFERIWAIDTIARLGIDHLFKKEIIDTLDYVYKYSGKQGVSWGRDNTVPDVDDTCMALRLMRLYGYPVSSDMIEFFRDDDGNFICFPGQTHRGVSDMFNLYRFSQVAFPGEKVLKEANAFVESYLKDCVKNNKVDDKWSCKKALGKEVARGLEYPWRRSFPRLDAREYLDHYGDNDVWLAKTIYLIYNVTNPKYLELAKLEFNRLQAIYEKEIGSVVEWWNSCGLEATSLSPEQLHFAIASTLPEPEFARSRIAYTKSNSIENVLVDLFYKHESTEDLKNLCRAVEEWNPSLALSLPSQLKTTFNVLYETLNELAGEASKVQGKDVFPYFHELRKKQMEMYMKLRESKLGGQSGEYSLKDYIEHGKTELGVAVRLLPSVFLMGERLRDLDLLCLNEKSRIQEKLSVFLRLYVDLQMHKNSLAQGGMNAVAVSMEEGKRREEEALGDVEAQMEEAFDELVHESLKPSLVPRSCRRLMFEHARITQFFLHDDFTSPAHRRKIADAIERFRTPVPIDRTE, from the exons ATGGAAGGCCTTTGCCAGCTCCCTTCCGCTTCGAGGAGCCTGATAAGCTCTCGCAGGAGCTCGGCCGCTGTGAGGATCAGCAATGGCGGCGCAAGCTTCGGCCAGGGGAGCCAAACGCTTGCCATTCAATCGCAGAGCAAGAGGCGTGCCAGGAATATCTCTCTCAGAGCAACGCAATCTCCCCAAATCGAGCTGCTGAAAAAGGGTTCCGATCGGCTGCCGGCCATTCCG GCGGAGAAGGATGAGGCGAAGAACGAGAGGTGGGAGACTCTGGTGAAGGAAATCAAACAGATCTTCCGGTTGATGGACGACGGAGAGACGAACGCCTCGGCTTACGACACCGCGTGGGTGGCGAGGATTCCGTCGACAGAGGACTCTAGCAAGCCCCACTTCCCGCAGACTATCGATTGGATTCTCAAGAACCAGTTGGAAGACGGCTCCTGGGGCGAGCCCACGTACTACCTCGTCTTCGATCGATTGGTCTGCACTCTGGCGTGCGTTCTTGCACTGAAAACTTGGAATATAGCAGAAGACCAAATCGAGAAAG GTCTAAATTACCTGAAGAACCATGTGGATGAAATAGAGACGGCGAGCGAGAGCCTGATAACAAGCGGGTTCGAGATTGCGTTCCCTTCCATGTTGAACGAAGCCAAGAATATGGGGATTGATCTTCCTTATGATCGTCCGTCCATTcaaaaaatcatcaaatttaggGAAAAGAAGATGAGCAG AATCCCAGTGAAAGTGATGCATTCAGTGCACACGACGCTGTTATACACGCTAGAAGCCTTGCAGGAGGTCGTGCAATGGGACGAGATTCTCAAGCTTCAATCCGCAGACGGGAGCTTCCTCAGCTCTGCTTCTTCCACCGCCGCTGTCTACATGAACACCGGCGACAAGAAATGCCTTGAGTTCTTGCAATCTGTACTAAACAGATTTGGAGATAACT TGCCCTGCCAGTACCCGATCGACCTCTTCGAGCGCATCTGGGCTATCGATACGATCGCAAGGCTTGGAATCGACCATCTCTTCAAGAAGGAGATCATCGACACTCTTGATTATGTTTACAA ATATTCTGGGAAACAAGGCGTTTCTTGGGGCAGAGACAACACAGTTCCTGACGTTGACGATACGTGCATGGCTCTCCGTTTGATGAGGCTGTATGGTTACCCTGTCTCCTCAGATATGATCGAGTTCTTCAGAGACGACGATGGCAATTTCATATGCTTCCCCGGCCAAACGCACCGTGGAGTCTCGGACATGTTCAACTTGTATCGCTTCTCCCAAGTCGCCTTCCCCGGCGAGAAGGTACTGAAAGAAGCCAATGCCTTTGTGGAGTCCTACTTGAAGGACTGCGTGAAGAACAACAAAGTGGACGACAAGTGGTCCTGCAAGAAGGCACTGGGCAAGGAGGTTGCTCGTGGCTTGGAATACCCATGGAGGAGGAGCTTCCCCAGGCTCGATGCCAGGGAATACCTTGACCACTACGGAGACAACGATGTCTGGCTCGCCAAGACCATTTACTT GATATACAACGTGACGAATCCAAAATACCTAGAACTCGCGAAGTTGGAGTTCAACAGGCTGCAAGCAATATACGAAAAGGAGATCGGCTCCGTTGTAGA ATGGTGGAATAGCTGTGGACTGGAAGCCACCTCTCTGTCTCCGGAGCAGCTTCACTTTGCCATTGCTTCTACTCTGCCTGAGCCGGAGTTTGCAAGGAGCAGAATTGCCTACACCAAATCGAACTCCATCGAAAACGTTCTCGTAGATCTGTTTTACAAACATGAATCCACTGAGGACTTGAAGAATCTGTGCCGAGCAGTCGAAGA GTGGAATCCCTCGCTGGCTCTTTCACTTCCATCTCAGTTGAAAACAACATTCAATGTTTTGTACGAGACTCTGAATGAATTAGCAGGGGAAGCCAGTAAAGTCCAAGGGAAGGATGTGTTCCCCTACTTCCATGAACTC AGGAAGAAGCAAATGGAGATGTACATGAAACTCAGGGAGAGTAAATTGGGAGGACAAAGCGGGGAGTACTCATTGAAGGACTACATCGAGCATGGTAAAACCGAACTGGGCGTGGCCGTCAGATTGCTACCTTCCGTGTTTCTGATGGGAGAGCGTCTCAGGGATCTGGATCTGCTTTGCTTGAACGAGAAATCCAGGATCCAGGAGAAGCTCTCGGTGTTCTTGAGACTCTACGTCGATCTCCAAATGCACAAG AACTCGCTGGCGCAGGGTGGGATGAACGCGGTGGCGGTGAGCATGGAGGAGGGGAAGCGGAGGGAGGAGGAAGCGTTGGGCGACGTGGAGGCGCAGATGGAGGAGGCGTTCGACGAGTTGGTGCACGAGAGCCTGAAGCCGAGCTTGGTGCCTCGCAGTTGCCGGAGACTGATGTTCGAGCACGCTCGGATCACGCAGTTCTTCCTGCACGACGACTTCACTTCGCCGGCGCACCGGCGGAAGATTGCGGACGCCATCGAGCGGTTCCGCACGCCCGTTCCGATCGACAGAACGGAGTGA
- the LOC122012882 gene encoding ribosome biogenesis protein NSA2 homolog, with protein MLYHGMVVMLTSVSFQSFLLAYQIIESHGKIVRKKIDEELKKLDENILLARAVHERFAFAKRVLGIKRKMFAKKRYVEKALMKKT; from the exons ATGCTCTACCACGGCATGGTCGTGATGCTCACCTCCGTTAGCTTTCAG TCCTTTCTCTTAGCTTATCAAATCATTGAAAGCCATGGAAAAATAGTGAGGAAGAAAATCGATGAGGAGCTCAAGAAGCTTGATGAAAA TATTTTATTAGCTCGGGCGGTCCATGAGCGGTTTGCGTTCGCCAAAAGG GTTCTGGGAATTAAGAGGAAGATGTTTGCTAAGAAGCGCTACGTCGAGAAGGCTTTGATGAAGAAGACATAA